From the Pseudomonas sp. SORT22 genome, one window contains:
- a CDS encoding ATP-binding cassette domain-containing protein, translated as MYKLEIQDLHKRYGSHEVLKGVSLAAKAGDVISIIGSSGSGKSTFLRCINLLEQPHAGKILLNNEELKLVANKDGALKAADPKQLQRMRSRLSMVFQHFNLWSHMTALENIIEAPVHVLGMSKKDALEKAEHYLAKVGVAHRKDAYPGHMSGGEQQRVAIARALAMEPEVMLFDEPTSALDPELVGDVLKVMQSLAQEGRTMVVVTHEMGFAREVSNQLVFLHKGLVEESGNPREVLVNPQSERLQQFLSGSLK; from the coding sequence ATGTACAAACTCGAAATCCAAGACCTGCATAAACGCTACGGCAGTCACGAAGTGCTCAAGGGCGTGTCCCTGGCGGCCAAGGCAGGCGACGTGATCAGCATCATCGGCTCCAGCGGTTCGGGCAAAAGTACCTTCCTGCGTTGCATCAACCTGCTCGAGCAGCCGCACGCGGGCAAGATCCTGCTCAACAACGAAGAGTTGAAGCTGGTAGCCAACAAGGATGGCGCGCTCAAGGCCGCCGATCCCAAGCAACTGCAGCGCATGCGTTCGCGCCTGTCGATGGTGTTCCAGCACTTCAACCTGTGGTCGCACATGACCGCGCTGGAAAACATCATCGAAGCGCCGGTGCACGTGCTCGGCATGTCGAAGAAAGACGCCCTGGAAAAAGCCGAGCACTACCTGGCCAAAGTCGGTGTCGCCCACCGCAAGGACGCCTATCCTGGGCATATGTCCGGTGGTGAGCAGCAGCGCGTGGCGATTGCCCGGGCGCTGGCCATGGAGCCGGAAGTGATGCTGTTCGACGAGCCGACCTCGGCGCTCGACCCGGAGCTGGTTGGCGACGTGCTCAAGGTCATGCAGTCGCTGGCACAGGAAGGCCGGACCATGGTCGTGGTCACCCACGAAATGGGCTTTGCCCGTGAGGTGTCGAACCAGCTGGTGTTCCTGCACAAGGGCCTGGTGGAAGAGAGCGGCAACCCGCGCGAAGTGCTGGTCAATCCGCAGTCGGAACGTCTGCAGCAGTTCCTCTCGGGCAGCTTGAAGTAA
- a CDS encoding ABC transporter permease: MIFDYNVIWEALPLYLSGLLTTLKLLALSLLFGLLAAIPLGLMRVSKQPLVNMSAWLYTYVIRGTPMLVQLFLIYYGLAQFEAVRESFLWPWLSSATFCACLAFAINTSAYTAEIIAGSLKATPHGEIEAAKAMGMSRVKMYRRILLPSALRRALPQYSNEVIMMLQTTSLASIVTLIDITGAARTVNAQYYLPFEAYITAGVFYLCLTFILVRLFKLAERRWLGYLAPRKH, translated from the coding sequence ATGATTTTCGACTACAACGTCATCTGGGAAGCGCTGCCGCTGTACCTGAGCGGCCTGCTGACCACCCTCAAGCTGCTGGCGCTGTCGCTGCTGTTCGGTTTGCTGGCGGCGATCCCGCTGGGCCTGATGCGGGTCTCCAAGCAGCCTTTGGTGAACATGAGCGCCTGGCTCTATACCTACGTGATCCGCGGCACGCCGATGCTGGTGCAGCTGTTTCTGATCTACTACGGCCTGGCCCAGTTCGAAGCGGTGCGTGAAAGCTTCCTCTGGCCGTGGCTGTCCAGTGCAACCTTCTGTGCCTGCCTGGCCTTTGCCATCAACACCAGCGCCTATACCGCCGAGATCATCGCCGGCAGCCTCAAGGCCACGCCCCATGGCGAGATCGAGGCGGCCAAGGCCATGGGCATGTCGCGGGTCAAGATGTACCGCCGCATCCTCCTGCCATCGGCCCTGCGCCGGGCGCTGCCGCAGTACAGCAACGAAGTGATCATGATGCTGCAGACCACCAGCCTGGCGTCGATCGTCACCCTGATCGACATCACCGGTGCGGCGCGCACGGTCAACGCCCAGTACTACCTGCCGTTCGAGGCCTACATCACGGCCGGCGTGTTCTACCTGTGCCTGACCTTCATTCTGGTGCGCCTGTTCAAGCTGGCTGAGCGCCGCTGGCTGGGCTACCTGGCGCCGCGCAAGCACTGA
- a CDS encoding ABC transporter permease has protein sequence MLKGYGAVILDGAWLTLQLALSSMALAIVLGLIGVALRLSPVRWLAWLGDLYSTVIRGIPDLVLILLIFYGGQDLLNRVAPLLGFDDYIDLNPLMAGIGTLGFIFGAYLSETFRGAFMAIPKGQAEAGMAYGMSSLQVFFRVLVPQMIRLAIPGFTNNWLVLTKATALISVVGLQDMMFKAKQAADATREPFTFFLAVAALYLVITSVSLLALRYLEKRYSVGVKAADL, from the coding sequence ATGTTGAAAGGCTACGGGGCAGTCATCCTCGACGGAGCGTGGCTGACGCTACAGCTCGCCTTGTCGTCCATGGCCCTGGCCATCGTGCTCGGTCTGATCGGTGTGGCGCTGCGTTTGTCGCCAGTGCGCTGGCTGGCCTGGCTCGGCGATCTGTATTCCACCGTGATCCGCGGGATTCCCGATCTGGTTCTGATCCTGCTGATTTTCTACGGCGGCCAGGATCTGCTCAATCGCGTCGCGCCGCTACTGGGCTTTGACGACTACATCGACCTCAATCCGCTGATGGCGGGTATCGGCACCTTGGGCTTCATCTTTGGTGCCTATCTGTCGGAAACCTTCCGCGGGGCGTTCATGGCCATTCCCAAGGGGCAGGCCGAAGCTGGCATGGCCTATGGCATGAGCAGCCTGCAAGTGTTCTTCCGGGTGCTGGTGCCGCAGATGATTCGCCTGGCGATCCCCGGCTTCACCAACAACTGGCTGGTCCTGACCAAGGCAACCGCACTGATTTCGGTAGTGGGCCTGCAGGACATGATGTTCAAGGCCAAGCAGGCGGCCGATGCCACCCGCGAACCTTTCACCTTCTTCCTGGCGGTAGCGGCGCTGTACCTGGTGATCACCAGTGTTTCGCTGCTGGCCCTGCGTTACCTCGAGAAGCGCTACTCGGTTGGCGTAAAGGCGGCTGATCTATGA
- a CDS encoding ABC transporter substrate-binding protein, giving the protein MKKLALLGALALSVFSLAALADEKPLKIGIEAAYPPFAFKQPDGSIAGFDYDIGNALCEEMKAKCTWVEQEFDGLIPALKVRKIDAILSSMSITDDRKKSVDFTGKYYLTPARLVMKEGTAVSEGLTELKGKKIGVQRGSIHDRFAKEVFGAQGATIVPYGTQNEIYLDVAAGRLDGTVADATLLEDGFLKTDAGKGFAFVGPSFTDAKYFGDGIGIAVRKGDKANLDRINAAIAAIRANGKYKQIQDKYFNFDIYGPDAK; this is encoded by the coding sequence ATGAAGAAACTCGCACTGCTTGGCGCCCTGGCGCTGTCCGTGTTTTCCCTGGCAGCGCTGGCTGATGAGAAACCGTTGAAAATCGGGATCGAGGCCGCCTACCCACCGTTCGCTTTCAAGCAGCCTGATGGCAGCATCGCCGGCTTCGACTACGACATCGGTAATGCCCTGTGCGAAGAAATGAAGGCCAAGTGCACCTGGGTCGAGCAAGAGTTCGACGGCCTGATCCCGGCGCTGAAAGTGCGCAAGATCGACGCCATCCTGTCGTCCATGTCGATCACCGACGATCGCAAGAAGTCCGTGGACTTCACCGGCAAGTACTACCTGACCCCGGCACGCCTGGTGATGAAGGAAGGTACTGCGGTCAGCGAAGGCCTGACTGAGCTCAAGGGCAAGAAGATCGGCGTGCAGCGCGGCTCGATCCACGATCGCTTCGCCAAGGAAGTGTTCGGTGCGCAAGGCGCCACCATCGTTCCTTACGGCACCCAGAACGAAATCTACCTGGACGTCGCCGCTGGCCGTCTGGATGGCACCGTCGCCGATGCTACGCTGTTGGAAGACGGTTTCCTGAAGACTGATGCCGGTAAAGGCTTCGCCTTCGTTGGCCCATCGTTCACCGACGCCAAGTACTTCGGTGACGGCATCGGCATTGCCGTGCGCAAAGGCGACAAGGCCAACCTGGATCGCATCAACGCTGCCATCGCGGCCATCCGTGCCAACGGCAAGTACAAGCAGATTCAGGACAAGTACTTCAACTTCGACATCTACGGCCCAGACGCCAAGTAA
- the acs gene encoding acetate--CoA ligase produces the protein MSAAPLYPVRPEVAAKTLTDEATYKAMYQQSVINPDGFWREQAQRLDWIKPFTKVKQTSFDDHHVDIKWFADGTLNVSYNCLDRHLAERGDQVAIIWEGDDPSEHRNITYRELHEQVCKFANALRGQDVHRGDVVTIYMPMIPEAVVAMLACARIGAIHSVVFGGFSPEALAGRIIDCKSKIVITADEGLRGGRRTALKANVDLALTNPETSSVQKIIVCKRTGGDIAWHQHRDIWYEDLMKVASSHCAPKEMGAEEALFILYTSGSTGKPKGVLHTTGGYMVYAALTHERVFDYRPGEVYWCTADVGWVTGHSYIVYGPLANGATTVLFEGVPNYPDITRVSKIIDKHKVNILYTAPTAIRAMMAEGQAAVAGADGSSLRLLGSVGEPINPEAWNWYYHTVGKERCPIVDTWWQTETGGVLISPLPGATALKPGSATRPFFGVVPALVDNLGNLIEGAAEGNLVILDSWPGQSRSLYGDHDRFVDTYFKTFRGMYFTGDGARRDEDGYYWITGRVDDVLNVSGHRMGTAEIESAMVAHPKVAEAAVVGVPHDIKGQGIYVYVTLNGGVEPTEQLRLELKNWVRKEIGPIASPDVIQWAPGLPKTRSGKIMRRILRKIATAEYDGLGDISTLADPGVVQHLIDTHKDMSKASA, from the coding sequence ATGAGTGCGGCTCCCCTGTATCCCGTTCGTCCCGAGGTTGCGGCCAAGACGTTGACCGACGAGGCGACCTACAAGGCCATGTACCAGCAGTCGGTGATCAACCCGGACGGCTTCTGGCGCGAGCAGGCTCAGCGCCTCGACTGGATCAAGCCTTTCACCAAGGTCAAGCAGACCTCCTTCGACGACCACCATGTCGATATCAAATGGTTTGCTGACGGCACTCTGAACGTTTCCTACAACTGCCTGGACCGCCATCTGGCCGAGCGCGGCGATCAAGTCGCGATCATCTGGGAAGGCGACGACCCTTCCGAACACCGCAACATCACCTACCGTGAACTGCACGAGCAAGTGTGCAAGTTCGCCAACGCCCTGCGTGGCCAGGATGTGCACCGCGGTGACGTGGTCACCATCTATATGCCGATGATCCCCGAGGCCGTGGTCGCCATGCTGGCGTGCGCCCGCATCGGTGCGATCCACTCGGTGGTGTTCGGCGGCTTCTCGCCCGAGGCACTGGCCGGGCGCATAATCGACTGCAAGTCGAAGATCGTCATCACCGCTGACGAAGGTCTGCGTGGCGGTCGTCGCACCGCACTCAAAGCCAACGTCGACCTGGCCCTGACCAACCCCGAAACCAGCAGCGTGCAGAAGATCATCGTCTGCAAGCGCACCGGTGGCGACATCGCCTGGCACCAGCACCGCGACATCTGGTACGAAGACCTGATGAAGGTTGCTTCCAGCCACTGTGCGCCGAAGGAAATGGGCGCCGAAGAAGCGCTGTTCATCCTCTACACCTCCGGTTCCACCGGCAAGCCCAAGGGCGTGCTGCACACCACCGGCGGCTACATGGTCTACGCCGCGCTGACCCATGAACGGGTGTTCGACTACCGTCCGGGCGAAGTCTACTGGTGCACCGCCGACGTCGGCTGGGTCACCGGCCACAGCTACATCGTCTACGGCCCGCTGGCCAACGGCGCGACCACCGTGCTGTTCGAAGGCGTGCCGAACTATCCGGACATCACCCGCGTGTCGAAGATCATCGACAAGCACAAGGTCAACATCCTCTACACCGCGCCGACCGCCATCCGCGCGATGATGGCTGAAGGTCAGGCTGCCGTCGCCGGTGCCGATGGTTCCAGCCTGCGCCTGCTGGGCTCGGTGGGCGAGCCGATCAACCCGGAAGCCTGGAACTGGTACTACCACACCGTCGGCAAGGAGCGTTGCCCGATCGTCGACACCTGGTGGCAGACCGAAACCGGGGGCGTGCTGATCAGCCCGCTGCCAGGCGCTACCGCGCTCAAGCCGGGTTCGGCGACCCGTCCGTTCTTTGGTGTGGTGCCGGCCCTTGTGGATAACCTTGGCAACCTGATCGAAGGCGCCGCCGAAGGCAACCTGGTGATCCTCGATTCCTGGCCGGGCCAGTCGCGCTCGCTGTACGGTGACCACGACCGCTTCGTCGACACCTACTTCAAGACTTTCCGCGGCATGTACTTCACGGGTGACGGTGCCCGTCGCGACGAAGACGGCTACTACTGGATCACTGGCCGCGTCGATGACGTGCTCAACGTCTCCGGCCACCGCATGGGTACCGCCGAGATCGAAAGTGCCATGGTCGCCCACCCGAAAGTCGCCGAGGCCGCAGTGGTTGGCGTGCCGCACGACATCAAGGGGCAGGGTATCTATGTCTACGTCACCCTCAATGGTGGCGTCGAGCCAACCGAGCAACTGCGCCTGGAGCTGAAGAACTGGGTGCGCAAGGAAATCGGCCCGATTGCCTCGCCGGATGTCATCCAGTGGGCGCCCGGCCTGCCGAAAACCCGCTCGGGCAAGATCATGCGCCGCATCCTGCGCAAGATCGCCACGGCCGAGTACGATGGCCTGGGTGATATCTCGACCCTGGCCGATCCGGGTGTGGTGCAGCACCTGATCGATACCCACAAGGACATGAGCAAGGCTTCGGCCTAA
- a CDS encoding DUF2790 domain-containing protein, with protein MKALLVLALGSLCSVAMADEVANGGAEQIPVEQYSYSQHLDIAKVISMSEVPNVCEVVPARMTYEDSQGKRHILEYRVMGNGCSNG; from the coding sequence ATGAAAGCTTTACTGGTATTGGCACTGGGTAGTCTTTGCAGCGTGGCGATGGCCGACGAAGTTGCAAATGGCGGCGCCGAGCAGATTCCGGTTGAACAGTACAGTTACTCGCAACATCTGGACATCGCCAAGGTCATTTCCATGAGCGAAGTGCCGAATGTCTGCGAAGTGGTCCCGGCGCGCATGACCTACGAAGATTCCCAGGGCAAGCGCCACATTCTCGAGTACCGGGTGATGGGTAACGGGTGCTCGAACGGTTGA
- a CDS encoding sigma-54-dependent phenylalanine hydroxylase transcriptional regulator PhhR, with protein MRIKVHCQNRIGILRDILNLLVEYGINVARGEVGGEHGNAIYLHCPNLINLQFQALRPKFESIAGVFGVKRVGLMPSERRHMELNALLGALDFPVLSIDMGGSIVAANRAAAQLLGVRVDEVPGIPLSRYAEDFDLPELVRANKSRINGLRVKVKGDVFLADIAPLQSEHDDSEALAGAVLTLHRADRIGERIYNVRKQELRGFDSIFQSSRVMAAVVREARRMAPLDAPLLIEGETGTGKELLARACHLASPRGQAPLMALNCAGLPESMAETELFGYGPGAFEGARAEGKLGLLELTAGGTLFLDGVGEMSPRLQVKLLRFLQDGCFRRVGSDEEVYLDVRVICATQVDLSELCARGEFRQDLYHRLNVLSLHIPPLRECLDGLPPLVEHFLDQASRQIGCPLPKLAPAAMERLSQYHWPGNVRQLENVLFQAVSLCDGGVVKTEHIRLPDYGGRQPLGEFSLEGDLGQIVGRFEKAVLERLMSEFPSSRALGKRLGVSHTTIANKLREHAVGKSD; from the coding sequence ATGCGTATTAAAGTGCATTGCCAGAACCGCATCGGCATCCTGCGCGACATTCTCAACCTGCTGGTGGAGTACGGCATCAACGTCGCCCGCGGTGAGGTCGGTGGCGAGCATGGCAATGCCATCTATCTGCACTGCCCGAACCTGATCAACCTGCAGTTCCAGGCCCTGCGGCCGAAATTCGAATCGATCGCCGGGGTGTTCGGGGTCAAGCGCGTCGGCCTGATGCCCAGCGAGCGTCGGCACATGGAGCTCAATGCCTTGCTCGGCGCACTGGATTTCCCGGTGCTGTCGATCGACATGGGCGGCTCCATTGTGGCTGCCAACCGCGCTGCGGCGCAGCTGCTCGGGGTGCGTGTCGACGAGGTGCCGGGCATTCCGCTGTCGCGTTATGCCGAGGATTTCGACCTGCCGGAGCTGGTGCGGGCGAACAAGTCGCGTATCAACGGCCTGCGGGTCAAGGTCAAGGGCGATGTGTTCCTCGCCGATATTGCGCCGCTACAGTCCGAGCACGACGACAGCGAAGCCCTGGCCGGTGCGGTATTGACCCTGCACCGCGCCGACCGCATAGGCGAGCGCATCTATAACGTGCGCAAGCAGGAGCTGCGTGGCTTCGACAGCATCTTCCAGAGTTCGCGGGTGATGGCTGCGGTGGTGCGCGAAGCGCGGCGCATGGCGCCGCTGGATGCACCACTGCTGATCGAAGGCGAGACCGGCACCGGCAAGGAGTTGCTGGCCCGTGCCTGTCACTTGGCCAGCCCCCGTGGCCAGGCGCCGTTGATGGCGCTCAACTGCGCCGGCTTGCCCGAGTCCATGGCCGAGACCGAACTGTTCGGTTACGGCCCGGGGGCGTTTGAAGGCGCGCGGGCCGAGGGCAAGCTGGGGCTGCTGGAACTGACGGCAGGCGGCACGCTGTTCCTCGATGGCGTCGGTGAGATGAGTCCTCGCCTGCAGGTAAAACTGCTGCGCTTTCTGCAGGACGGCTGCTTTCGTCGGGTAGGCAGTGATGAAGAGGTGTACCTGGATGTGCGGGTCATCTGTGCCACCCAGGTCGATCTGTCCGAGTTGTGCGCCCGTGGCGAATTCCGCCAGGACCTTTACCACCGCCTCAACGTGCTGTCGCTGCATATTCCGCCGCTGCGCGAATGCCTGGATGGCTTGCCGCCGCTGGTCGAGCACTTTCTTGACCAGGCCAGCCGGCAGATCGGTTGCCCGCTGCCCAAGCTTGCGCCAGCGGCCATGGAGCGTTTGAGCCAGTACCACTGGCCGGGCAACGTGCGGCAACTGGAGAACGTGCTGTTTCAGGCCGTGTCGCTATGTGACGGCGGGGTGGTCAAGACTGAACATATTCGCCTGCCGGACTACGGCGGCCGGCAACCCTTGGGCGAGTTTTCCCTTGAGGGCGACCTGGGGCAAATAGTCGGGCGTTTCGAGAAGGCAGTACTGGAGCGCTTGATGAGCGAATTTCCCAGCAGTCGGGCGCTGGGTAAACGCTTGGGAGTTTCCCACACCACTATTGCCAACAAGTTGCGTGAACATGCAGTCGGCAAATCGGATTAA
- the phhA gene encoding phenylalanine 4-monooxygenase encodes MKQTQYVAREPDAQGFIDYPQQEHAVWNTLITRQLKVIEGRACQEYLDGIEQLGLPHDRIPQLGEINKVLGATTGWQVARVPALIPFQTFFELLASKRFPVATFIRTEEELDYLQEPDIFHEIFGHCPLLTNPWFAEFTHTYGKLGLQATKEERVYLARLYWMTIEFGLVDTPQGRKIYGGGILSSPKETVYSLSGEPEHQAFDPLEAMRTPYRIDILQPLYFALPNLKRLFDLAHEDIMGMVHTAMKMGLHAPKFPPRVAA; translated from the coding sequence ATGAAACAGACGCAATACGTGGCTCGCGAGCCCGATGCGCAGGGTTTTATCGACTACCCGCAGCAGGAACACGCGGTGTGGAACACCCTGATTACCCGTCAATTGAAGGTGATCGAAGGCCGCGCGTGCCAGGAATACCTGGACGGCATCGAACAGCTGGGCCTGCCTCACGACCGTATCCCGCAGTTGGGTGAGATCAACAAGGTGCTGGGCGCCACCACCGGCTGGCAAGTTGCCCGGGTACCTGCCCTGATCCCCTTCCAGACTTTTTTCGAACTGCTGGCCAGCAAGCGCTTTCCGGTAGCCACCTTCATTCGTACCGAAGAAGAACTCGACTACCTGCAAGAGCCGGACATTTTCCACGAGATCTTCGGCCACTGCCCGCTGCTGACCAACCCCTGGTTCGCCGAATTCACCCACACCTATGGCAAGCTCGGCCTGCAGGCCACCAAGGAAGAGCGCGTGTATCTCGCCCGCCTCTACTGGATGACCATCGAGTTTGGCCTGGTCGACACCCCGCAAGGTCGCAAGATCTACGGCGGCGGCATTCTTTCTTCACCGAAAGAGACCGTCTACAGCCTGTCCGGCGAGCCCGAGCACCAGGCCTTCGATCCGCTGGAAGCCATGCGCACGCCGTACCGCATTGATATCCTGCAGCCGCTGTACTTCGCCCTGCCCAACCTCAAGCGCCTGTTCGACCTGGCCCACGAAGACATCATGGGCATGGTCCACACGGCAATGAAGATGGGCCTGCACGCACCGAAATTTCCACCCAGGGTCGCCGCCTGA
- a CDS encoding 4a-hydroxytetrahydrobiopterin dehydratase codes for MNALNQAHCEACRADAPQVSDEELPVLIKQIPDWNIEVRDGIMQLEKVFLFKNFKHALAFTNAVGEISEAEGHHPGLLTEWGKVTVTWWSHSIKGLHRNDFIMAARTDEVASTAEGRK; via the coding sequence ATGAACGCCTTGAACCAAGCCCACTGCGAAGCCTGCCGTGCCGATGCTCCACAGGTCAGCGACGAAGAACTGCCGGTACTGATCAAGCAGATCCCGGATTGGAACATCGAAGTCCGTGACGGCATCATGCAGCTGGAAAAAGTTTTCCTGTTCAAGAATTTCAAGCACGCCCTGGCCTTCACCAACGCCGTTGGCGAAATCTCCGAAGCCGAAGGCCATCACCCAGGCCTGCTGACCGAATGGGGCAAAGTCACCGTGACCTGGTGGAGCCACTCGATCAAGGGCCTGCACCGTAACGACTTCATCATGGCCGCGCGCACCGACGAGGTCGCCAGCACCGCCGAAGGCCGCAAGTAA
- a CDS encoding amino acid aminotransferase has protein sequence MHFGAIGRVPGDPILGLMEAYAKDSNPNKFDLGVGVFKDAQGLTPIPAAVKQAEQRLLEQQASKSYVGGHGDAAFGRLISELVLGSDSSLLSQQRAGATQTPGGTGALRLAAEFIEHCLPGRGIWLSDPTWPIHETIFAGAGLKVSHYPYVGTDNRLNVAGMLAALEVAPKGDVVLLHACCHNPTGFDLSQDDWRAVLEVVRRRELLPLIDFAYQGFGDGLEEDAWAVRLFAAELPELLITSSCSKNFGLYRDRTGALLVCSHDADKLLDVRSQLALLARNLWSTPPDHGAAVVAQILGDTDLKRLWVEEVEAMRQRIAELRVGLVEALAPHGLSERFAHIAEQRGMFSYTGLSPEQVKQLRERHSVYMVGTGRANIAGADAARLEALAAAIADVCR, from the coding sequence ATGCACTTCGGCGCCATCGGGCGCGTACCCGGCGATCCGATCCTCGGACTGATGGAGGCGTATGCCAAGGACAGCAACCCGAACAAGTTCGACCTCGGTGTCGGCGTGTTCAAGGACGCCCAGGGCCTGACGCCGATTCCGGCCGCGGTCAAACAGGCTGAACAGCGCCTGCTTGAGCAACAGGCCAGCAAGAGCTACGTCGGCGGTCATGGCGATGCGGCCTTTGGCCGACTGATCAGCGAACTGGTACTGGGCAGTGACTCGTCGCTGCTCAGCCAGCAGCGTGCCGGCGCCACCCAGACCCCGGGCGGCACCGGTGCCCTGCGCCTGGCGGCGGAGTTCATCGAACACTGTCTGCCGGGCCGCGGCATCTGGCTGAGCGATCCGACCTGGCCCATCCACGAAACCATCTTCGCCGGCGCCGGCCTCAAGGTCAGCCACTATCCCTATGTCGGCACCGACAACCGTCTGAACGTCGCCGGGATGCTGGCCGCCCTGGAAGTTGCGCCCAAGGGCGACGTAGTGTTGCTGCACGCCTGCTGCCACAACCCGACCGGATTCGACCTGAGCCAGGACGACTGGCGCGCCGTGCTCGAGGTGGTGCGCCGCCGTGAGTTACTGCCGTTGATCGACTTCGCCTACCAGGGCTTTGGCGATGGTCTGGAAGAAGACGCCTGGGCGGTACGGCTGTTCGCCGCCGAACTGCCTGAGCTGCTGATTACCAGTTCCTGCTCGAAGAACTTCGGCCTCTATCGCGACCGCACCGGCGCTCTGCTGGTGTGCAGCCACGATGCCGACAAGCTGCTGGATGTGCGTAGTCAACTGGCATTGCTGGCGCGCAACCTGTGGTCGACACCACCGGATCATGGCGCGGCGGTAGTGGCGCAGATTCTTGGCGACACCGACCTCAAGCGCCTGTGGGTCGAAGAAGTCGAGGCCATGCGCCAGCGCATTGCCGAGCTGCGGGTCGGTCTGGTCGAGGCCCTGGCGCCCCACGGCCTGAGCGAACGTTTCGCGCACATCGCCGAGCAACGCGGGATGTTCTCCTACACCGGCTTGTCACCGGAGCAGGTCAAGCAACTGCGTGAGCGCCACAGCGTGTACATGGTTGGCACTGGCCGGGCGAACATCGCCGGCGCCGATGCGGCACGCCTTGAAGCACTGGCTGCGGCCATCGCCGACGTCTGTCGTTAA
- a CDS encoding MFS transporter gives MPDSPRPLAVTLQVVSIVLFTFIGYLNIGIPLAVLPGYVHNDLGFGAVVAGLVISVQYLATLLSRPYASRLIDNLGSKRAVLYGLAGCGLSGVFMLLSAWLQHAPWLSLASLLVGRLVLGSAESLVGSGSIGWGIGRVGAQHTAKVISWNGIASYGALAIGAPLGVELVQRFGLWSMGASILLLCVLGLALAWPKTAAPIVAGERLPFLHVLGRIFGHGSGLALGSIGFGTIATFVTLYYASHNWDNAALCLSLFGACFIGARLLFGNLINRMGGYRVAIACLSVETLGLLLLWQAPSAELALAGAALSGFGFSLVFPALGVEAVNLVSASNRGAAVGAYSLFIDLSLGITGPLAGAIAAGFGFASIFVFAAGASFCGLLLSLYLYRQARLQPPRH, from the coding sequence ATGCCCGACTCACCGCGCCCCCTTGCGGTCACCCTGCAAGTCGTCTCCATCGTCCTGTTTACCTTTATCGGCTACCTGAACATCGGCATTCCCCTGGCCGTCTTGCCTGGCTATGTGCACAACGACCTGGGCTTCGGTGCCGTGGTCGCGGGCCTGGTGATCAGCGTGCAGTACCTGGCCACCCTGCTCAGCCGCCCCTACGCCAGCCGCCTCATCGATAACCTGGGCAGCAAGCGCGCGGTGCTCTATGGCCTGGCCGGTTGCGGCTTGAGCGGCGTGTTCATGCTGCTTTCGGCGTGGCTGCAACATGCGCCCTGGCTGAGCCTGGCCAGCCTGCTGGTCGGGCGCCTGGTGCTGGGTAGTGCCGAAAGCCTGGTGGGTTCGGGCTCCATTGGCTGGGGCATTGGCCGGGTCGGTGCGCAACACACCGCCAAGGTAATCTCCTGGAACGGCATCGCCAGCTATGGCGCGCTGGCCATTGGCGCGCCGCTGGGCGTGGAACTGGTGCAACGCTTCGGCCTGTGGAGCATGGGCGCCAGCATTTTACTGCTGTGCGTACTGGGTTTGGCGCTGGCCTGGCCGAAAACCGCCGCCCCGATAGTGGCGGGTGAACGCCTGCCGTTCCTGCACGTGCTCGGGCGGATATTCGGCCATGGTTCAGGGCTGGCCCTGGGCTCGATCGGCTTTGGCACCATCGCCACCTTCGTCACCCTGTACTATGCCAGCCACAACTGGGACAACGCGGCCCTGTGCCTGAGCCTGTTCGGCGCCTGCTTCATTGGCGCGCGACTGCTGTTTGGCAATTTGATCAATCGCATGGGCGGGTACCGGGTGGCGATCGCCTGCCTGTCGGTAGAAACCCTCGGCCTGCTGTTGCTCTGGCAGGCACCGAGCGCCGAGCTGGCCCTGGCCGGTGCGGCGTTGAGCGGCTTTGGTTTCTCGCTGGTGTTTCCGGCCCTCGGCGTCGAAGCGGTGAACCTGGTGTCCGCCTCCAATCGCGGCGCGGCCGTGGGCGCCTATTCGCTGTTCATCGACCTGTCGCTGGGCATCACCGGCCCGTTGGCCGGGGCAATTGCCGCCGGGTTCGGCTTCGCTTCGATCTTTGTCTTTGCCGCCGGCGCGTCGTTCTGCGGCCTGCTATTGAGCCTGTACCTGTACCGCCAGGCCCGCCTGCAACCGCCGCGGCATTAG